The Lepidochelys kempii isolate rLepKem1 chromosome 5, rLepKem1.hap2, whole genome shotgun sequence genome window below encodes:
- the CCDC112 gene encoding coiled-coil domain-containing protein 112 isoform X1, with protein sequence MAAVATASGQQQSDCSFSTLDSGQHFQFQNWMIKADQAKKAEFIRTAEKLKNQLVNIEKDKNGHLYSKKSDCRVEYSTLEELEHKMTNNRKAEKAKIQQQLAKIHNNVKRLQRQLKDVKPTPEFVEKLREMMEEAENAINGFKEEQRLIYEELMKAEKTATNELSALQKKIDTWALGSSAIERVFKLPSGKIPVDKTLQNHLPEEVIEFERFLQQTGGRQGGWDDYDHQHFLKVWTKHKGKPSYIEEALEFLSRRTKEDIQQHETWYQEFLILEERKKESIEKWKMKKEQEKQEILKQKQKSEEMLKTENLQHEAAQKQKAEEERKKQQAAVEEWKRHKEIEFAMKQASRQKEEEEREKKQQKERQRQFQLKLLLEKYTRQKEEQEALQRLEKEKREEAEREERKRIAAEKISKFQERDLHKLELKILGKQAKEEEKIEKEKRLAKLREKAEVHVTRDPSRLYKPTKGWEERTKKIGPTDVQPLLHIPHRAIPTWRQGV encoded by the exons ATGGCGGCCGTGGCAACGGCGTCCGGGCAGCAGCAG AGTGACTGCTCTTTCAGTACTCTAGATTCCGGTCAACACTTTCAGTTTCAGAACTGGATGATTAAAGCTGATCAAGCTAAGAAAGCTGAATTCATAAGAACAGCAGAAAAACTAAAAAATCA acttGTGAATATAGAAAAAGACAAGAATGGCCATCTCTACAGCAAGAAGAGTGATTGCAGGGTGGAATACAGCACACTGGAAGAACTGGAACATAAAATGACTAACAACAGGAAAGCTGAAA AAGCTAAAATCCAGCAACAACTAGCAAAAATACACAATAATGTTAAGAGACTTCAACGACAATTGAAAGATGTGAAGCCTACACCAGAAT TTGTTGAAAAGCTCAGGGAAATGATGGAAGAAGCTGAAAATGCAATAAATGGTTTTAAAGAAGAACAGCGACTAAT ATATGAAGAGCTTATGAAGGCGGAGAAGACTGCTACTAATGAGCTCAGTGCCTTACAGAAAAAAATTGACACATGGGCACTGGGTAGTTCAGCCATAGAAAGAGTTTTCAAGTTGCCATCAGGTAAGATTCCAGTAGACAAAACACTGCAAAATCATCTACCTGAAGAAGTAATAGAATTTGAAAGGTTCCTTCAGCAAACAGGAGGACGACAAGGAGGCTGGGATGATTATGATCATCAACACTTTTTGAAAGTatggacaaaacataaaggaaagCCATCCTATATAGAAGAAGCCCTTGAGTTTCTCTCTAGAAGAACAAAAGAGGATATTCAACAGCATGAGACATGGTATCAAGAATTTCTGATtttagaggaaagaaaaaaagag TCTATTGAAAagtggaaaatgaagaaggaacaagaaaaaCAAGAAATCTTAAAGCAGAAACAGAAGTCAGAGGAAATGCTCAAGACAGAAAATCTTCAACATGAAGCAGCTCAGAAGCAAAAagcagaggaggaaaggaaaaagcaACAAGCAGCAGTTGAAGAATGGAAAAGACATAAAGAAATAGAATTTGCAATGAAACAAGCATCTCGACagaaagaggaagaagagagagagaaaaagcagcaGAAGGAACGCCAGCGCCAGTTCCAATTGAAGCTACTGTTAGAAAAGTACACTCGGCAGAAGGAGGAACAGGAGGCGCTCCAAAGACTTGAaaaggagaagagggaggaggctgaaagggaagagaggaagagaattgCTGCAGAAAAAATTTCTAAGTTTCAAGAGCGA GATCTTCATAAACTTGAACTAAAGATTCTAGGAAAGCAGgcaaaagaagaggaaaaaatagaaaaagaaaaaagactggCAAAGTTAAGAGAGAAG